The genomic stretch GAATCCCAACACCTGCAAACAGAGgcatattatattttgatacttaaaaaatgaaaagattaCACAATACAAATGGCACTTTGAGGGTAtgcaaacataattttgtagGACATATGAAATTAGGATTGTAACTGACTGACACTATGACATTTTGGCTTAGGCCTCGGCATTGGTTCCTGCATTTGATCCTCTAACCCAGATTCAGTtccaaaaaagaaatgttttattattaatctatattTAGAGATGTTTGGATAAACATTTGTAAACTTATCAGTCTAAGACATTGAATAATTCtcaaacaaatttctaaaactatttccaTGCAAGGTGTTTAAAATATGTGCTGTCAATTTTTTAGAAAGCTTTTAATACTGACTGTTTGAAACCATTGATCTTTTGCTTAATTGTTTGCAATAGATCagatttagatttagatttagatCAGAACTGatagaaaaaagtttatttctgccaaactttaaataatatataattgtaattatacaaAATCTTCAGTAAAGTATCGATGGTCCTTTATTGGtttttctataactttaaacttgAGTTAGAGGCAACCTTTTGAAGTAGGTATTGCAGCATTTTACTCGGTTTAAATAGACCTTAACAAATTtgataaatgttgaaaattacaaattacattacaaattgtTGACAGACTCCTGAATGGGACATTGTCCAAGTTATCAAAATTCAGGTAAAGGTCATGAATATCTTACGACTAAAAACTTAAAGCAAATTGGGAAGTTGTTACAGTTGAAGTTTCATAGTTTTGAAGCTATAACAAAGTTTTCATACTTATTTTGCATACTGTATAATCGTTAATCATTCTCCCCATCCcataaacatttgaaaacaaactttatCATCATGACATTATTATTAgacattaatacaaatttattaaccCAGTTAAGTTTACTTACTACTAAGAAACAATTCCAAAGTCcaaaataatatcttattattttattttacctggTATTTCAACATTTCTGTTTAGTGACATGCCACCCAGGAAAACCATCTAGTTGCATAGATGATATTAGTTTTTGCTGTGCCCCATTAAGGTCTAATAGTATAAAGCAAtcagaagtgaacccttctggAGAAGGATCAGATTACTCACTTGACGTCCATGAGCCTGTCCACGGTAGCATTCCTGTTACGAAGGAACTTGGCCAGCCAGTGCAACTGGCAGTCGCACACCCACTGGTTCCCATCCAAGGTCACCTTCGACATCTTTATCCATGGCAGTAGAGTCTTACGGATCGTTTGCAGTGCATTGTCATTTAAATACACCTGGAATCAGAATGTTGAAGTcgtaagtattaataataatctaCAGTATATTGTAAGAAACgggtaatttaataaaacttagaGGAAGAGATGTTTTCCATTGTTACAGAAAATTAGCCCAAAAACAGAAGCAAGTGAAATTTTAACAGAGCATCAACTGAACAGTAATGGAACTGTGAATGGACTTTGTGCCAGGATGATTGACTGATATTTTCAAGTAATGAGGAATGTCAGCAAGGTTTAAGAACATGCATTAAAGTATTCTACagcaaaaaatatgaaattaaagaatttaatctTGGCAATGATgtgaaatattcataaaactattGAGTTCCTACACTGTCttattgagttttataaaacctaaagtaacaaaatgtttacGATAGTAAGCTTGTGTTGGATTACCTCTTGAagagtaaaatgttttacagtcTTGTCCCAGAATGCTGCTTCGTCAACACTGGTCAGTTCCGGATTGTACGAACAGCTTACAACTCGGAGGTTCTCGAGGTTGGAGAAAGTCCCCGCCTTGACAGTCGACAATTTGGGCATACCCGAGACTACGATCTCACTTATACTGCGGAGTCCCAAGAATGAGCTAGCGTCCAGTTCGGAGATGGGATTCTGGTTGATGTTGAGCAATCGTAACGAACTCCCCAGCTCGTTTAATGCCGGCACTTGTGTGAACTGATTCCCATTTAGCAACAGTTTTGTCAGCCGCAGCCCCGAGAATGTGTCTTTTGGCAGACTCTTGAGCCCCGCACCAGCCAGGTTCAGCAGCTGAAAACATCCACAGTCAGCTGTCTTCTTAGACAACAGTGTAATATAGCCACACTGACATTTTCTCTAAATCACTAAACCAGAAGAAACCTTAAGATTAGAAATGTCACTAACTTTGCACTATCCACCCACTGTCTTACAAAGGGACTGTAATCACATACagaagcaataaaaataattttcatactaTGTGCGTCTACAAAGTGTTTTTAGGATATGCTCTATAggtgaaaacaaacaaaacaaatgtcTTTTTTAGTACAATGCTGTATAATCAGACTATACTCAACACATATGTActtatacattcttgaagctctttcttattggaaattatatattaaattaaacaaaactctccaataatataagtttttatttttgtgaggcctttcgtactcaatgagaacatcttcggttTTATTCAGTTGtctgggtccgaagatgttctcgttgagtacgaaaggcctcacaaaaataaaaaacttaaattattggagagtttgtttaatttaacatatgtACTTGTTCTGCTTTTCATTTTCGTTATTATTACttagtaatattttgttcttctttttctttactattttgtCCACCATAGTGTTGTTATAACCTAGCCTTGGcaatatgttttatgatatttctttgttataattGGTTACATTCAGTGGTACTTTGAGAAGTCTGTAAAATCATAGAGTTATAAGCGGCCATTTTTTTGCGTGTATGGATGATATGAAGTGGAAATCGATGGTTTGGTCTGATGTTGCATGTTTATGGTAAATACTGTATTCAAAATTACTGTTGCTTTTGTCTAGGGTGAGGtctaaaaatttcaagttgatttGATGTTTCTGTTTCAATGGTGAAATCCAGATTGGAGGCAatggtgtttaaatatttatgaaaaagatctaACTGGCAGACATAGAAATAGAAGGtacatagttattgttattagtcaatCCGCAGTTCAGGGCTACATAATATGGAAATTAATAAACTCAAAAAGTTTCAAAGCTTATCACTATAGAGATCAGTGGTAGGGTGTTCTGTATAAGCACTAAGTGTTATTTTCCAACCTGACTGATTGGTCCTGTAAtggaaaaataattgaatatcgGACATTATCCattgttatgttttacaaaaaaatagaacactaagatttggaatctattctctttttCAGGTACAAGAAAATTAAAGGCAAAAGGTTAAGCTTGCAAAATATGTGTGCCAGGACTTGTAATGGTTCATCTAATTTAGCAATATCTATAAATTAATCTGGTTCTTCTCtttattgatgaaaatttttCTCTCACTCTACATTctttagataaatttaattttcactcaCTCCACATTCTTTAGATACTAACACTGGACAAACTTACTTGGTTGGGTCCAACCCCCTTTTCAGTATGTAATATGAGGGTGCTTGCTCACATAATGATGTAGCACAATCTTCTCCAAAtgatttttcatttcaaaatgaacATATAAGCTTTTCTTAAAGAAGTTATagtttgcaatttttaaatttccgtatttgtatctttactataaataactccaaaacttgattatattttatttggtgaGGGTAAGAGTGAATATATTGCAAAATACTTCATTGTATTCACATTGaacatacaaaaacaattatCAAATTATTCCTACATGATTTAGAacagcaataataatatataatataataataatgattaatactttttatttaaaagtcacTAAAACAGCTACAAACACAAAACATGTACTCAATTAATTAAACCAGTTGACTCGTGATAGTCTGACATTTTAACAGTTTGGCGATGTATGAGACACCAACTAGTATGTAAAAGCTgaattatgtgttttgtattttttttaaattatgtaattatttaaatttattttttcttttaaatacaatGTGTAACATCATAGTTACATCATAATTAGAATTTTCTTGACTTGTACGTTTAATTCAGTATAGTATggttaacatttaatttgatagCTTGACGTTTTCATCAATCTTCCACCCCTGCATCAAGAGTCTACTGTTCTCTAAAATCTGCTTTATCAAGAGCAGTTTTTTTTCAACCTCTGTCCTGCATCTTCCATACTACATTTGGAGAATCAATAGAGGCAGCCATGTCTAAAAAAAACTGTAGCTCAGCGCAAACAGCCTACTTGAACTGTGCAGAGACAAATGTTTGTAGCGGGGAAACATGCGCGCGATCAAGAACTGTGCACCGTGTTTACTTGTCTGATCGACAGAGTGCAAGATCAAAGGTTGAAAAAAAAATGGCCCTAGTATGACTGCAAGTATAACACTTAACAAGAGAGAGACAGGACAAATAAGGGAAACTCCGATTGACAGGCATGAACTTGACCAATCAAATTTCAGTACTTAGACAGTGTTGTCATACATTTATTGATTGAATCATTGGTGTTGTGAcgtttatatactttttaaacgtttatactttctaaacagaaaaatgtttatgattGTCAAGTTTAAGAATTTGTTGCCCAAATCACAAAATGGTTGTGATACAATTTAAAATCCTAACTAAAAACTgccaatataaaatgttatgtctaAAATATCTCAATTAGCAAAGCTAATATaagatgtatatatattatattttaccaacGTCATCCACCTAAGTTAAACATACTTAATTTACATtgggaaaatgtaattaaatagttaaaattaagaacaaatcTGCTCTGGTATCACGATTTTCTTTCTCCTAAATgacacttttactttttttttaacaataaagagtTACTAAAATTGCAAACTTTGATCAATACCTTAAGGTCAGGTAAATGGCTCAATGCCTTCGAGAAGTCTTCGTTGACCACTAGAGGGTTGTAATCAAGATGGAGATCTCGAAGATACTCCAAATGCAAGAATGTGTCACTGTACAAGACGCTGATGTCATTGTGGCCCAAGTACAATGTTCGGATGGGCAGCGGCTCGTAATGTTCTTGAACTTTCTTCCCCACCAACACACCTCTCAGACTCTCTCCTGCAACAACAACGAGAACAACTTATAATTATGGTCATATGAGACTTACCATTATCAATCCTATAATAACTAATCTTACTGTGTGTCTCGAGAGTTATCTCATCGTCAGAGATGTGCAGATATGCACTAACGTTTTAGCCTATTCTTCAATTGGTCCATGTTTGATTTAAATCGTCTTCTTGGATTGTtatgatgtttataaaataaatcaaatatttcaaaatacacaaATACATACTACCATCTCAGAACGGTAGTACCTACCTAATCTGATCCATCCAACAGTTGTAACATCTTGCCATCTTTGTCATCCCATGGCAGATAGGTTCGAAGGCTAAGTTTCATAAATTAATCAATTAGTAAGATAAGTTTTAGACAAAATTTCTGTGAATGAATGGTACTTTAACTAAAAGTAACATGAAATAAAGTGTAGAAcaaaaatcaaatatgaaaaagatAACATCAGATAGGCATAAAAAAGTGAAgcactatatatttaataacaatgttgTTATAAAGAGAAGAAtgcaaacaataatatattaaagttgACTCTGGTATTTCAAAGAGACACACAAGGAAGCAAGTTATCAAATTGTTGATACATTTAATCAGAATCAAGAAAATAACCAATAAGATTACTTGCTTTTGATTATATTGAGTTCTTCATCCTGTAAAGATTAGATTATTGTGGCTGGTTTCCTAGATTTTTCGAAGTCAAAACATTGCTGACACAATTATTATTAGATATTCAGTCAAAAAATTCAGCTCTAGTTTCAGTTAAACATCTGCATTGCAGCAattcgagcctacgcacaggctttctacaggcccacaggctttctacaggcccacgtaggcttatttcctaggtcactaatattttttattaatacctaATGAGTccaacttcttaaaataaattaactgctGCTACTAACGaatgtacaactagttatataaatagattccttaattgtatgttattaactAACTTATAATCactgtttaatttttacactgttacactttgtttatgttttaaggagtttgaattttagtttgtacactatttcatgtaaaattggaaataaattatgattaaattcaATTTGACTAAGATGGCTCCAAATGATGGCAAAAATATGAGATATTTGTGGTAGTATTATTTTGATGCGTTTTGGACCAGAAAACTTATGAAACAATCATATGGTTGTTTTACATTACTAGCAAAACAAGTAAAAAGGATACATGATTGgaggaaattattaaataattcaagaaaaataGACAGGAAGTATGAATTAGGTATATTAGTACAGGAGCCGAAAACCAATCTGCATTACAGTATATGAACACACAACTTGGTTCTTCTTCAAATCAATAGAGAAGATGACTTTCAGTCTCTATCTATAATTATGTAATAGTGAAATAACtgttatgtgtatatgttttaagtcagttttaagtttatttgaatGGGGGATGAAGGGGTAGAATCCTCAAAAgctctaaaacaattttaaaatatattataacagcaGTACAACTCTTCTGAAATACggcagttaaatgttttatttttcatttagtctttgtgattaatttaaacataGATTTATTCCATACCCCCCCCCCTTGGTGTGGTGTGCTCTTCAGTCAGATTCATGCCCCTTAAAGCCAAGTGCTAGTTACGCCACTGTATGGTGGACATGTACAATGCTCTGGCATGACACAGATTGACTAGAGCACTCTGGTGGCATTGAGCCAGAGGTACTGCCAAATTGTTTCTTGTTCCTTATAACCTATCGCTGACAACAAAATCTTGGTCTAATAAACCTATCCCAAGTGATATTAAGAAAAAGGCACTCTTACCCTATAGAGTGTCTATCTGTCTACTCCAGACAAGACCTCGCCCACTCACCGTTAATTCTGTTGTCGCTGAGATCGAGGTTCTGGAGGTTATCGAGATCAGTGAAGGCCTGAGGGTCGATGTCTCGAATGCTGTTGTGTTGGAGGTTCAAACTCAGCACTCTCGGTAACGGAGAAAACTTTGACACCTTCTTTATGTGATTGTGGCTTATATTCACTGCCTGTAATCAACAATAGGCTTCGACAGTTTCTTATATTGTTTCTTTCAAGTAAACTCTCTCAAATTAATCAAGATTTGAATCAATTTATAGCCCTCCAAATCATAAATGGGAAATGTAGAACAAGTAATTTTGGCTGTACTAAGGTAAAGTTTTCAAACGAATACGGCTCTAtagtgaataaaatgtaatacaacaatCTTGCAGGCATATATTGAGTAATCTAACAAGCCATCATGCTTCAAGTCATATCTGCCACAGTCAACATGTTAatctaaaaatttgttaatttttcaataatatgaaatgccatagcaaattttaaataagaacataGATATTTAACCTTCTACCTTCtattatataaagatatttacaatacaaaaatgaataattttgttatcaAGGACTTATCCTAGGCCTTCATAAAGTTGTTTTATTGTCCAACGGACTATACAATAACTCTTAATAGTAAGGAAGTCCTGGGACTTCTCTTCTGCACTGAGCTATATATacatgaatgtttgtctgtatatcCTTTATAGAATTAGAAACTATTTgatggatcattatgaaaatgtgtatgtatatgtatttttccacgtagaaggtttaaaGGCTAGCCCATTGAtataactcaccaccaggcggtgCTGCAAAATATagaagttatcaaagcgcctgcacattataaactgcaattatgacgtatattaaatagaaaaacactatttgaaggctaagtttttttatgtatattatttgtctttcaaataaatttctgattaaaattaaagcttGAGTTTGAGACTTCAGTGTTATAATatagtacatgtacgtgtacaatggctataaagtaaacaacaatttttacttaaagtatgttattttgtattatgtgtGTAACCTATTATTTTACCATGatcaatatgaaaaaaaactgttttaagtttCTAACAATTACATGGCATTTATAGTGTTTTTATACTTCAAATCGTTgtcctttaatatttaaaaagtgaaaaaagtaGGGAATACATTTAATTCTGTTATTGTAATGTTTGAGGCTGTGTTTTACTTAtcgttatttatttgttatatgcctatttaaatttgttatattcctgtatttatttatttgaattttacaatatttaaattgaggTGACACTATACAAACTTGTTTGAAGGATGGGATTGAAGGggcaacagtttaaaaaaaaaaaacacacaaaaaacaaaataaacataattcttgTTTCTTATGAAGGTTTTCCTAAAGTTATAGAATTTACAAGTGGATTTTTATATAGATTGATGAAAATTACCAGTGTGAAGAAAGTTTTATGGTAGGAAAAGTACTAGAATGTTGGCCTAGCAGACATACTCAACTTAGAAAGTCCTCAGCTTATCAGGAGTACATACCAACAACTGAACTAATCCTGCAGGTAATTTTGAaagcattattaattttgattgtaagaatttaaaaaatatctacgATCACACAACTTCAAGGCTGCAGAATGAAAAGCACTTATTTTACTCCAGTGGAGAATCTTGTATACTACGCTTAAAACAACAAAGCAAGTTTACTTTGTTACAGTCATTGAGTTATATTGCATctgaaaacattataaaatggatataaaatcatttaaatatagtaaaagagTACAAATGTACTTTAATAGTGCTTAGCACAATGGATGCTGTGGACACATCTTGCATTAAACTGACTGTCCCACATTCTTGTGCTGCAATGAAGGTAAATAATTATAGCTGTATTAGCTGTGACAGAAGAACATTATGAttgataaaactatttatgtcTTATTATTTACACTGTACAATTTGAAACAGGCTAAGACACAAGATTGTCTTATCCTATTCTCTATCCAATTTTGATTGTTTACTCTCAGTGACATCGTCCCCACTTCACTGTTGTTTGTAGTAAACAGTCCGCTTCTCAGTCAGTTTATAACCTCTTAAAGAACACTTATAGAATCCATGATGTACTCTACAAACATTTGAGTTTAAGAGAGTAAGCAAAAGATGATATGTTTGTTTAGATATCAAGTTGTAATTCACTTGCTTGGAAtttttttggtgttttattttttgctatgatataaaaaacacaaaattgaaaaAGCTCCAGACAAACTTTTATGATTAcacattatattgtattatttcaaatcCAATCATTTACAGTAGATATATTCATGCTTTAAAAATTGCTTTAGTCAATTTtgtgtaacttttaaatatttttgttgttgatataaataaaaggTTATAAGTAATTTCCACAATTCATAATAGTACTTGTCAGACATGTTTAAACAATTCATTcttctttaaaattgtatcaatcaatcatatttttattgctttcaaacaattttacattgcatttgcaaacgtcaataaataaagctaaaaagccTGCAGTTtactattctaagattcattcattgcacgcatacatacattaaattacattctctcTCATTCATAtatggcttcagtatcggtactaagttaaaaaaaattagtggtcccagcggcgtaacatgaattcatatacagagtaaaacacttcagacactaaaaggtACTTAAAACGAGCTTTAAACAGGGTTGGGTTATTGAcatttttatgctctcagggagattattaattaatctgacaccaagcttgtgaaggaagttgatcagatgccagtgttctatgatgttgcatcctgtagctgtccccacctctagtatcatacctgtggacgtctctgccccgcactaactcacatcggaatcggcaatacagagctacatccaagatatagaggTAGGGTAAAGTCAGCATATGAAGTTAGCAGCTTCCAGACTTTggtctttaattaaaataaacagtagGCCAAATAAATAGGGCAAAACATTTCACCATAAATACAAGATATTGTACTCTATATATCCTTCAGGTAGCACAAATCTGAAATGTGTGAATTTAGGCCAGAAAAATGGAGCCCAAATCCTGCTTATTCCTTATTAATATTTGGTGGGAAGGAAAAATATTCTGTACCAACCTACTCTGCATTTCTAGCAATCTAGCACTGCTTACTTTATGGCACCATTGCATAAATTATATGACAATGCACCATTATATACACTGCATAATTTCATATAAAGGACCATTTCATCTACATGAAATAACTGAGATATGTTTCTGGAACCATTTGGGGATTGAAcaagttttaaatcatttttccaaatcatttttcaaatttccctCTGGCTGATTCTATTATTTGATTGGTGGTTTTTTATTTGTGATTGCCTAGCTTTGTAACTATGTTATTTACCCTTCTCCTATTCTCAAACTACACCAGAATCAGAAGCCATTATTCTTGAGCATGGCACACATATGGGCAGCACCTGCTATAATACTACTTGGCAGTCGAGTCTTGTTTTGTTGTGACATCAGTTTTTAGTGAAGTTAATGTGCAAATTCTTAGTAGGcctatgtatttttctttttttttcaagtttttcagattgttaatttcttaaaatgaTTACTGAAGAATTAACTTTATCTTTGATGATAGAATCTTAACATgtcagaaatgaaataaaaataaatttataaaatgttatccaTTGATACAAATTCTGGGCGACTAGTTTTCATGAAAAGCTTATCTTGATGTTAAAGTTCCTATTGCATTTCTTAGGAATAAGTAGATTTGCAGTTGTGAGATGCCAAAGAGAGTAGTATAGCATATGTTGGTACAATATATGCTATATAGTATATGTTGGTTTAATCACTAAAAACTTCACTGAGAAGCACTTTACTGTTAAAGGTCTGCCATCTTCTGTACTTAAACATAGCTGGTACAGAATTGTATACAGTGTGCAGTAAACATTGATATGTAATGGGGGAAAGCCACATTCTCTGTTAACTTATGGGGCAATGGTGTCTACACAGAAGAAAGGCTTGTTAATATTAGATGTGCCAGGGTCCCCAGCACTTATTCCGATCTGTTTACATTCTCTTTGTATTGCCTCCTTTCCCACAACCACTTATCTGTGTTACATTGCATCATATCTGAGTGAATCATAGACTATCAGAGCAGCCAAGGCTTCTCTGATCTGAGATATAGGGCAGACATGCTCTTTGTGATAAATAATGCCTCACTGCAAGATTACTTACAGATAAAGCCATGAAGTAGagtgaatattttgtttcatgtatTTATGTTTGGCAAGCATATATCTTTTTAATGTGGATTGAACGTTACTATAAAATGATTTGGTCTCTTCTCTTTGGAAATCATTAATATATGAGTAAAAGTAAGCATTTTCAGGTCAACAATTACCAGATTAAGATAGCCAAATTCCATATAAAAGAATGTTAGCCAGTTATTAATCAACCACAAATACGTCAAAATCATCCATTGAtgcagaaatatataaatatctcatTGTTTTCCAGTGTCAGAAacttatcattgtattttctaaaGTCAGTAAATGTGGCCAATTTGATTACACAAAACGCATGAAAAGAATGTTTAAGTATCGAACAAACATTAACTGACAATGTGAGGGAACTTcatgtattttatacattgtaaatttgaaaatcatTGATGGTGCAGCCATCTTTGAAACACACAGAAATGGCCatagatttgtattattttgtggCTTTGATGCACACAGAATCAACGGCCAATAAGGGACACAGATTTCTAGACATAGTAACTCAAATATCCATTGTGTGCAATGTCCTTATAAGGAGCTACATTGCCTAGAAGTAGATGTGAGAGTGACAACAGTGCACACTTTCTGGAATTATTTTGACACAGcttaaaacatcataaaacactGTAGAAAAATTATGTTCAGGTCCTCTCCATCGTATTTCATTATATTGATCAGCCATATCTTCTGGATTGTCTGAGGGATCAGATCGTAGCATTACAGTAGCTGAACTTGTACTATCTTAGAGAGAACAATGTGTGCAGGTCAAAGCAAATTGTCCATCTTAGGTCCCATAGAGTCAACTTTGGTTTCTTTCAGGGATCAATTTTGGGGCCAGTACTGCAAACGATCTATATGTACATTATAATTGTGACAGTCTCAAACAATATCAGGTTGAGATTCAATGTCAAGTTGTAATGCAGatcctaaaatagtttaaaagtacAACTTGGAAAAATATCAAAGCATAATGGTTCACAACGCATTGAAACGTtaccaacaaaattaaaatcttgagataattttttttctatctgtGAAGTTTTGCAACAGAACAATAATGTGTTACATACTTCGGGGTCCATATAAACAATAAGTCAGTTCAGTTGATATGCTTATATACATTAACCAGAAGATCCAGATTCTCTGTCTATTTATCTGGGTTCCTGGTGTGCCAACTTCCCGATTTCTCGAACTTTCATTGAGCACGCTTGAGATACAATCAATTTATTTTGGGTTTACCTACTCTAGAGCAAATTAATAgagtttttggggttttttaagcGTGTTCATGTGGTTGCAGGCATAGGAGAATGAAGCTTTGATAGAATgacttttaaagtattaaaattagaaacacttCCATCTCTATCTCCAAagcttgttaaatttaatgaaatatagaGTTAATAGACAGGTCTGCATGGTACACAGACACAGACAGGCACTGACAGTTGAGCACAAGTGGTTCTCTGATAGACACCAGATCAACTGGTTTTAGGCAGCAGGTCTGTATGGTACACAGACACAGACAGGCACTGACAGTTGAGCACAAGTGGTTCTCTGACAGACACCAGATCAACTGGTTTTAGGCAGGAGGACTGCGTGGTACACAGACACAGACAGGCACTGACAGTTGAGCACAAGTGGTTCTCTGACAGGCACCAGATCAACTGGTTTTAGGCAGCAGGTCTGCGTGGTACCACAGACAAGCACTGACAGTTGAGCACAAGTGGTTCTCTGACAGACACCAGATCAACTGGTTTAGGCAGCAGGTCTGCGTGGTACACAGACACAGACAGACACTGACAGTTGAGCACAAGTGGTTCTCTGACAGACACCAGATCAACTGGTTTAGGCAGCAGGTCTGCGTGGTACACAGACACAGACAGGCACTGACAGTTGAGCACAAGTGGTTCTCTGACAGACACCAGATCAACTGGTTTTAGGCAGCAGGCAAGGGCGGATCCAGAGGGGGGGCGCGAGGGGCGCGCGCCCCCCCCTCGGTagtcacaaattcaaatttttttgtttgtttataaaagatttaagcttaaagtaatactatattgTTCGTTAGTAAAGGGTGCTTTCATCGGCCACACTATTCGTAATTGGTACTGTCGGtgtttcaaacatacattttgtacttaagatTGTAGATTTAATTCGTGTATGAGTAGAGGGGAGGTGGTAACAGTGCGTATGATCACCGGAAGGGGTGGGGGAGCGGGTGCGTGCGCATGAGTCGTCCTAGATCCCGCCCGCCCCAACGATAGGCCTACA from Homalodisca vitripennis isolate AUS2020 chromosome 2, UT_GWSS_2.1, whole genome shotgun sequence encodes the following:
- the LOC124355258 gene encoding chondroadherin-like, which translates into the protein MWITSVQLFTVLSLVCFNVCHGVEKDIEVECLDSKAITIKDGGIIANCAQYGLTRTTTNFHHWLYELKDVLQAVNISHNHIKKVSKFSPLPRVLSLNLQHNSIRDIDPQAFTDLDNLQNLDLSDNRINGESLRGVLVGKKVQEHYEPLPIRTLYLGHNDISVLYSDTFLHLEYLRDLHLDYNPLVVNEDFSKALSHLPDLKLLNLAGAGLKSLPKDTFSGLRLTKLLLNGNQFTQVPALNELGSSLRLLNINQNPISELDASSFLGLRSISEIVVSGMPKLSTVKAGTFSNLENLRVVSCSYNPELTSVDEAAFWDKTVKHFTLQEVYLNDNALQTIRKTLLPWIKMSKVTLDGNQWVCDCQLHWLAKFLRNRNATVDRLMDVKCWDPPWLNGTQMVFWNIDLVSRHENFPCQAELEAERKETERKEKERLEQERLRQEQEQLRMEQERVRLKQDQAKLHLEQEVKNVPAETEESSVKFYHLIAIVGIIALVVLIGSVIAFNKYRNYRPIYNVEKMSSPMHNEMKDLKGTLAEKSHLVG